One stretch of Apis cerana isolate GH-2021 linkage group LG8, AcerK_1.0, whole genome shotgun sequence DNA includes these proteins:
- the LOC107996502 gene encoding brahma-associated protein of 60 kDa isoform X1, with protein sequence MAQRFPVPNTGNNGPPPQRYAASSVPPNLRQYSGPNFPMQQRSGFTPPPQMANAGPGPASIIRANQPYSNMRQGPMPTPPVGKRSADQRIPMSQQKPYFWNSDFSHSTSKKKKKLADKILPQKVRDLVPESQAYMDLLAFERKLDATIMRKRLDIQEALKRPMKQKRKLRIFISNTFYPAKEAGEGEEGSVASWELRVEGRLLDDTKNDPNKVKRKFSSFFKSLVIELDRDLYGPDNHLVEWHRTLTTQETDGFQVKRPGDKNVQCTILLLLDYQPLQFKLDPRLARLLGVHTQTRPVIISALWQYIKTHKLQDSHEREFINCDKYLEQIFACSRMKFAEIPQRLNPLLHPPDPIVINHVISVEGTETKQTACYDIDVEVDDTLKTQMNNFLLSTASQQEIQSLDNKIHETVETINQLKTNREFFLSFVKDPQQFINKWIISQTRDLKTMIDVVGNPEEERRAEFYYQPWAQEAVCRYFYTKVQQKRAELEQALGIRNS encoded by the exons ATGGCACAAAGATTTCCTGTACCAAATACAGGGAATAATGGTCCTCCTCCACAAAGATATGCAGCATCATCTGTACCACCAAATCTTCGACAGTATTCTGGTCCAAATTTTCCt ATGCAACAGAGATCTGGATTTACTCCTCCTCCACAAATGGCCAATGCAGGACCTGGACCAGCTAGTATAATAAGAGCAAATCAACCTTATTCAAATATGCGTCAAGGACCTATGCCTACTCCACCAGTTGGGAAAAGAAGTGCAGATCAACGTATTCCTATGTCACAACAGAAACC GTATTTTTGGAACAGTGATTTTTCACATTCCACAtccaagaagaagaaaaagttggcAGATAAAATATTGCCACAAAAAGTGCGCGATTTAGTACCTGAATCTCAGGCTTACATGGATTTACTcgcatttgaaagaaaattagacgCGACTATAATGAGAAAACGACTCGATATACAAGAAGCTCTAAAACGtccaatgaaacaaaaaagaaaattacggatatttatttctaatacatTTTATCCGGCAAAAGAAGCTGGTGAAGGCGAAGAAGGATCAGTTGCATCTTGGGAACTTAGAGTTGAAGGACGTCTTTTAGACGATACAAAAAATGATCCTAATAAg gtgaaaagaaagttttcttccttttttaaaagtttagttATAGAATTAGATAGAGATCTATATGGGCCTGATAATCACTTAGTTGAATGGCATCGCACATTAACAACACAAGAAACAGATGGTTTTCAAGTAAAAAGACCTGGagataaaaatgttcaatGCACTATTCTTTTACTTCTTGACTACCAACCTTTACAG TTTAAATTAGATCCTAGATTAGCACGGCTTTTAGGTGTACATACCCAAACGCGACCCGTTATCATATCCGCTCTTTGGCAATATATAAAGACACATAAACTTCAAGACAGCCATGAAagggaatttataaattgtgatAAGTATTTAGAGCAAATATTTGCTTGTTCAAGGATGAAATTTGCCGAAATACCACAACGTTTAAATCCATTACTTCATCCGCCAGATCCAATCGTAATTAATCATGTTATCAGTGTTGAAg GTACAGAAACGAAGCAGACTGCGTGTTATGATATAGATGTAGAAGTTGATGATACATTAAAAACGCAAATGAATAACTTTTTACTTTCCACTGCAAGTCAACAGGAAATCCAGAGtctcgataataaaattcacgaaACGGTTGAAACAATTAaccaattaaaaacaaatcgagaatttttcttaagcTTCGTCAAAGATCCTcaacaatttatcaataaatggaTAATTTCGCAAACAAGGGATTTAAAAACTATGATAGATGTTGTTGGAAATCCAGAAGAAGAACGAAGAgcagaattttattatcaaccaTGGGCACAGGAAGCCGTTTGTCGATATTTCTATACAAAAGTTCAACAGAAACGCGCGGAGTTAGAACAAGCGCTCGGTATTAGAAACTCATAG
- the LOC107996502 gene encoding brahma-associated protein of 60 kDa isoform X2, with translation MAQRFPVPNTGNNGPPPQRYAASSVPPNLRQYSGPNFPMQQRSGFTPPPQMANAGPGPASIIRANQPYSNMRQGPMPTPPVGKRSADQRIPMSQQKPDFSHSTSKKKKKLADKILPQKVRDLVPESQAYMDLLAFERKLDATIMRKRLDIQEALKRPMKQKRKLRIFISNTFYPAKEAGEGEEGSVASWELRVEGRLLDDTKNDPNKVKRKFSSFFKSLVIELDRDLYGPDNHLVEWHRTLTTQETDGFQVKRPGDKNVQCTILLLLDYQPLQFKLDPRLARLLGVHTQTRPVIISALWQYIKTHKLQDSHEREFINCDKYLEQIFACSRMKFAEIPQRLNPLLHPPDPIVINHVISVEGTETKQTACYDIDVEVDDTLKTQMNNFLLSTASQQEIQSLDNKIHETVETINQLKTNREFFLSFVKDPQQFINKWIISQTRDLKTMIDVVGNPEEERRAEFYYQPWAQEAVCRYFYTKVQQKRAELEQALGIRNS, from the exons ATGGCACAAAGATTTCCTGTACCAAATACAGGGAATAATGGTCCTCCTCCACAAAGATATGCAGCATCATCTGTACCACCAAATCTTCGACAGTATTCTGGTCCAAATTTTCCt ATGCAACAGAGATCTGGATTTACTCCTCCTCCACAAATGGCCAATGCAGGACCTGGACCAGCTAGTATAATAAGAGCAAATCAACCTTATTCAAATATGCGTCAAGGACCTATGCCTACTCCACCAGTTGGGAAAAGAAGTGCAGATCAACGTATTCCTATGTCACAACAGAAACC TGATTTTTCACATTCCACAtccaagaagaagaaaaagttggcAGATAAAATATTGCCACAAAAAGTGCGCGATTTAGTACCTGAATCTCAGGCTTACATGGATTTACTcgcatttgaaagaaaattagacgCGACTATAATGAGAAAACGACTCGATATACAAGAAGCTCTAAAACGtccaatgaaacaaaaaagaaaattacggatatttatttctaatacatTTTATCCGGCAAAAGAAGCTGGTGAAGGCGAAGAAGGATCAGTTGCATCTTGGGAACTTAGAGTTGAAGGACGTCTTTTAGACGATACAAAAAATGATCCTAATAAg gtgaaaagaaagttttcttccttttttaaaagtttagttATAGAATTAGATAGAGATCTATATGGGCCTGATAATCACTTAGTTGAATGGCATCGCACATTAACAACACAAGAAACAGATGGTTTTCAAGTAAAAAGACCTGGagataaaaatgttcaatGCACTATTCTTTTACTTCTTGACTACCAACCTTTACAG TTTAAATTAGATCCTAGATTAGCACGGCTTTTAGGTGTACATACCCAAACGCGACCCGTTATCATATCCGCTCTTTGGCAATATATAAAGACACATAAACTTCAAGACAGCCATGAAagggaatttataaattgtgatAAGTATTTAGAGCAAATATTTGCTTGTTCAAGGATGAAATTTGCCGAAATACCACAACGTTTAAATCCATTACTTCATCCGCCAGATCCAATCGTAATTAATCATGTTATCAGTGTTGAAg GTACAGAAACGAAGCAGACTGCGTGTTATGATATAGATGTAGAAGTTGATGATACATTAAAAACGCAAATGAATAACTTTTTACTTTCCACTGCAAGTCAACAGGAAATCCAGAGtctcgataataaaattcacgaaACGGTTGAAACAATTAaccaattaaaaacaaatcgagaatttttcttaagcTTCGTCAAAGATCCTcaacaatttatcaataaatggaTAATTTCGCAAACAAGGGATTTAAAAACTATGATAGATGTTGTTGGAAATCCAGAAGAAGAACGAAGAgcagaattttattatcaaccaTGGGCACAGGAAGCCGTTTGTCGATATTTCTATACAAAAGTTCAACAGAAACGCGCGGAGTTAGAACAAGCGCTCGGTATTAGAAACTCATAG